Within the Zea mays cultivar B73 chromosome 10, Zm-B73-REFERENCE-NAM-5.0, whole genome shotgun sequence genome, the region ATGCAGCATGCAGATGCAGTGTGTCGGGGGCCCGTCAAATCGGTCGGGCTTTTACTCCCCAGTAATGATGTTACTAACAAGAggaccgggctggctgatgagggAGAGAGGCCAGGGGAGTGAGCTCTACATGCATTATGGGGATTAACACACAGGCATATGCAGCAGCATGCGTATGTGAATTGTATTAAAGTTCTTGTCTCGAACAAACAAGTGTTCGATGAAAATCGCCTTGAAAATATATAGATGCATTATTGAAGCcttgatcttgatctgatgatatatATATGGACCCAACAACCTAATATCAAGAACTAAAACACCACTTTTTTACATGTTTTAAATTAAAACCTAATAAACATTTAGTTCCTGGTACGGGTGGGATGATGTAGTACTGTACAATGTGCTGTGGGATTAGTGAAAAGAGGTCGTGTCAATCCCGATAAAGCGGTGAAATGCCAAAAGCCCGGAAAAGGAAAAAGCTAGCACGCCGGAGCACTGGAGCAGGTCGCAGCGTACGTCAAGCCGGCCGGGCGGACGGCGAGCGACTGATCGGCGGGGAGGTGTCTGCGAGCAGAGCCTACCCTACCCTCTGTTGCTCGCACCGAAGGAGCTACTGATAATGAAGCTGAGTCCGCGTTCAGGCCCAAGAGAGTTAGACGGCCCAACACTCGCATTGCGGCCCAAGAGAGTTAAAGAGTAGTGCTATATGTACGAGTACGACTGTACATGTTCGACTCCTCTAAAGCAGCCATTCATGTGGGTCTAGATCTAGATACATAAAAAATATAGATAGTCGTATAAGAGTTGGACGCCATGAGTCGTACCTCGTACGCGGCGCAGAGCATTTCCCTTTCTTAAAAACCTTTGCTCCTTAGTCCTTACAACTTTGGTTGTTGCTTATTACAGGTCTGCCTCTAAGAGATTTATTAAGGTAAGTTTTCCTGATAGGaaagcaaaatattgtttgttggGACGGAGATTATAGATGCATATAAGTTTTTGCTTGCCAATGATTGGGTATATATTGGATACCCTTCTTTTTTTTATTCAGATAGTTTTTAGAGAAGTGATCTCAATTCTATCCGATGAGAATTACAATAGAGTTTGCCTAGTTAAAAATCACTCAGTGCGACAAGCAGGTTTTCTCCTGAGTGCAACACGAGTGCAACTCGTTTACAATTGAATCGAAATTAAAAAGAACATCTACTAATAACAATAAAATTAAGTACTTATGGATAGTATCTTCGTAACGCTTTGAGATGTTAAGCTCTTCATCATTCATTTTTACCAGGTGAAAAGATCCTAGCATGTTTATTCTTGTGATGGGGTATGAGTCTTCACATTTTTGCTGGAATTTATCGATGGGTTCTTTATTTATTTTTAAGTACAGTCTCTGGATAATAGCTCTCTTGATTGTATTTTCATGTTGTACCTCTGTTTTGTTTCTTTCTAATAGATGTTTGTTTTTTTTCCTAAAAGGATAAGTTACGTATTATCTGATAGTTCGCTGTTTTTTTACGACCGTTCGCTGATTAGTAGCTTCAAATGACATACTGTACAGAATTGACATGGTCTATGCCTATCGCAATGTAGTTCAAGATACTAGTACTAGTAGTCACGACTTCAACAGGAGGCACATCAAGCAACTCGAATTCCGGTCTTGTACACACTGAAGCTCGCCACAGGTCCATGGTGAAGAAACAAACTAGACACCTCAGCTGACGAAGGTAGGGAGGAAGAACAGGTATATATTGTTTTATTTACACTCGGGACGGCATGCTAAAAGGCTGAGGAATCGCCCGGAAGTGCGCCCGGAGTCGCGATGCAAGCGGCCGGCATCAGTAGGAGATGTCGACGAGCGCGACCATGGCGTGCGCGACGACGGCATCCCCGTGCGCCCGCTGCTGCACGGCGCGGAGCGAGGCGTACCGGTGGTGGCTCGGCGGCTGCAGCACGGGCACGGCGGCCCGGGCGGCGGCGCCCGCGTACCGCCGCAGCTCGGCTCCGTACAAGGACGCGACCCCGCGGAACGCGATGCACGCGTGCGGCAGGTGGCGCGCCAGCGGCAGCGCCAGGTTGAAGGGCCACAGCAGGAACGCGAACTGGAACGCCTGCAGGAACCCAGCGGCCACCGCCGGCACGGCGAGGAGCGCAACGTGAACCGGCATCGCATCGATGTGGACCACGGGCCACCACCCTCCCTGGATGACGATGCCTGCGCGCTTGCACTGGACCTATCTATCCCTCTGAGCCTGTGCTTGCCATGGCATGGCTATATGCTCGACGAGCGAGGCGGTGGTGGTCAGCGAGCGAAGACGGCCTGATCAACAAGCCATAAAACGGGGAGACAGATACCTTGCTTGCAGGCAATGGCGAGGGGGTTGACCATATATAATTGGTCCGCCACTATTGATTGATTTGGAATAGCCAGCTGTGGATCAAtaatgtttttttcttttttggaaATTTCTAGCTGGTTGATAGGAGTCTAAACTGATTCTTGGACTCCGTTAGCCCTCTTGCCGATCGATCGATGTCGATGCTACCGGCCACAGATGCCAGATGGATTAATATAGACGCCCGGAGACATCAGCGTTGTCCATTAGCTGATGTCTGCTTCTGCCGGGAGATTTTCTAGAGTGTGCGACGGCACGTCGTCGTTTAATTTGTCCGTTGGACACTAGCGAAACCGATACGCGATATACTACGGTATCTACGATATTTAACAAAAATATCGTACAATTAAATTATCAAATAAAATATCACAAATCCTTGTATATCACTAGATGTACAGTATAGCGAAAGGAGAGCATAATAATATAGTGAAAGTAACCACGGGCGGAGCCAGAATTatatctctacaactattaagcGTCATCTATAGACTGCCCCCGCTCTCCCCAGCCTCCCGCGGATCCCGCGCGCGCACGGCAGACAACCGCCGCCGAGGATACCGCCCCCCCCACCCAGACGCGATTCCCCCGCCGAGGATCCCGTCGCTCGCCCGCCCCCACCCAGCCGTGATTCCCCGCCCAACGCGCGTGGGTCACGCGCACGTCGCGCCCGTCCTCCCGCCGCGAGTCACGGCCGCCCGCCATGATTCCACGCCCGCCTAGGCACAGCCGCCGTCGTAGCACGCGCCATGGAGGAGCCTCCCGGCTACCGTGCGCGCTCCCCACGCTGGCTCACAGCTCACAAGGGATCACCAAAACCCCCAACCCAAAAACCCTAGCGACCAACCACATTGATAACCTTCGCTGCCGCCGACGTCGATGCCTAGGCTCTCCCTCACCGTCACTGACGACGCCGCTGCCATGCCCTTTGCGCTTCGGCTTGGTGGTTCCCCAGCGCTTCGCCCGGGCTCGCAGTCCCCATCGTGGCTGCGCTTTGGCGGCAGGGCCGGGGTGCGGAAGGCGCTGTTCTGCTCCGCCGAGGACGCTAGGCGGTGTGGCTCGGACGGAGGGGAACGGGAGCACATGCCGAGGGCGTGCTACGGCGAGAGGCTGCGCGGCGGTGGTCTCTGTATCCACCGGGAGGCCATCGACTGGATTTGGAAGGTTGGTTCTTGATTGATCTGAGTGCCACAGGTTCAGGTGTGGCTGCACATTTTAGCTCATTGCTTAGGAGACATGTAGGAGCACATTCTGTTCCATTTTCATGATTGCTTGAGTTTTATTCATCGTTTTTATTGTTTCTGCATCTATGGGTGAAACACGGGACCATCTCGGCCAAAGTTGGTCTTTCGTTCGCTTCCTGAATCACGAGATACAGAGTACTAAAGATGCATTGTCTGATTcaaccttgttctttttatatttTTGAGAAAAACATGTACACATTTTTAGGCCAGACTCAAATTATATTTTTTGACAAATATATTTCACGTGAATCATTACCATACAATAGCTTCACTTTTTTTGGCATGATTAGTAACTCGTGATCCTTCTGCAGGCTTACACACACTACAGCTTCCATCCTCTCACTGCCTACTTGGCAGTGAACTATCTCAATCGTTTCCTCTCACTGTCTGAGTGTCTGAGCTACTGGTAAGAATCACAAGATCATTCTTAGTTACCTTGCCAATGCTGTGACTTTCAGTAACTTTTTTAGTTCAGTGATGTGTATCACCGGTGTCATTTCCAGGAACAAGGACTGGATGACGCAACTCCTCTCGGTGGCGTGTGTTTTGCACTTTCGCTTTCGCTGGCTGCCAAGATGGAGGAAATCCCCGTCCTGCAATCTCTGGACCTTCAGGTGGGTAAACTGTGTGTTCGGCATTGCAGCGAAGATGAacattgttttcttcttcttattCATCTTGTTCTAAGCGAGTTTGGCGTGTGCAATCAGGTGGGAGATGTGTGTTATGTGTTTGAGGCGAAGACGGTCCATAGAATGGAGCTCCTTGTTCTAACcaccctcaactggaggatgaagGCCATCACACCTTTCTCCTACATGGATTACTTCCTGAACAAGCTCAATGGTGGAAACACGAACATGATTGTCATTTTATTGAGGGAGATTGGTATGGATCATGATGCCATTTCGTGCCCTTGAGCTAACACAATTTGTACATGTTGTTGCCTTGCTGCACTACAGGAACCGGCTGCTTAGGGTTTCGGCCGTCTGAGATTGCTGCCGCAGTTGCAGCCACAGTGGCCGGAGAAGTGGACGCGACAGGCATCGAGAACGCCTATGCTCACATAGATAAGGTAGTGCTTATCAGGGTGTGTTAAATTGCTTACATTTCTTATCAGCCATACTGTACACTTCAACTGAGTTTGGGGTATTTAAACCCATACTAAATAGAATATCTTGGATAGTAACTCAACAGCTGATTAACCCTTCATTTTAATGAACAACTAAGAGAGCTTTAACAAGTGCATCACTGAATTATCAACACAGGATGCACAATCTGGTGTTCTAATTTATGCCGTTCTTTCTCTTCATTTCCTGATACTACCTATATGACATTGCCTTTTTTTGTGGCTGAGCCTGCACTTAATCTGAAGGAGGAAGTTCTGAATAGGGAGGCGGTTTGTAACCCACTGAATGATGTGGAATGATGTGGAGGAGCCTATTGATGAAACACATGTTCCTGAGGTCATAAATGAAGTGCCGAAGAAGTTCCAATTTCATCTCCCCCTGTACCACTGGAGGAGACACCAAAGAAGTCATATGCTTCAATTGTAGGTTTTGAAAAGCCATTCATTTTCTTGTACCATGCTCGACATCACTGACTATAACCAGTACCTTAGTTTCTACATGCATTTTTGAAAATCTTATATCTGACCATATGAGGCAAAAAAATCTTTCTTGGATTACTtatattttgtgacaatatagtgaATTTGTGTTAGCAATAGAGATGATTTTGCCATATTCCCAACATTGTCTGTAGTCGAAAGCTTAAATCTTGTGAAACTTCTGATTTCTTAGTGTCAATGCTGCATTGCACACCATATGACAGATGTTGTAACTTAACTTTTTGGCTCATAACATGAATGAAAATTTGGTTATTTTCATGTTGATTCTTGTGGCTGTATTGTTTTACTTGTAGTGGGGTTGTTACCTTCGGGTGAAGAGATTTTGTGGCTTTCTAGATTTGTGTGATGTTGGTTGTGCCCTGTATATCATGTTAAGGCTATCTCTAGCAGCTTACCCATCCCCATATTCAAACTCCATTCTGCGAACAGTACAGTCTACAGTGCAAAAACAGTGTTTTGAGTGACCATATGAGTGAACTGCTGAAGACAGCATAAGAGTCTATTTTTCATGCCATTTTTATTTTTCTGTTGTTACCATTATTATGACACATTATACTGGAGGTAAACTGCAAATGTGTCTTGCAT harbors:
- the LOC103642125 gene encoding uncharacterized protein codes for the protein MPVHVALLAVPAVAAGFLQAFQFAFLLWPFNLALPLARHLPHACIAFRGVASLYGAELRRYAGAAARAAVPVLQPPSHHRYASLRAVQQRAHGDAVVAHAMVALVDISY